In Tachysurus vachellii isolate PV-2020 chromosome 3, HZAU_Pvac_v1, whole genome shotgun sequence, one genomic interval encodes:
- the LOC132842515 gene encoding GTPase IMAP family member 7-like, whose amino-acid sequence MASLECTGDSVCSADLRIVLLGRTGSGKSSTGNTILGTSVFQSDISPLSITRQCVGACGEVEGRSLKVIDTPGFFHTCMSSEEVCAEVARGMMDLSAPGPHALLLVLKPGKLSAEERMTLEWINTVLGSVALKHTVLVLTHADQMHNKPAQSFLQESKELWEFFHLCEGRIHTLDNTKHGDRTQVSELVKNIEAMVEKNEGNWYVCERRILQEKQLKRERGEDDKDRRKKAEREFWCELVTAMGKGALESSGVLEKGKGKKSKVVQRAAALASTPLSVTSAAKMVGGAMREGSKVLYKHRKTLLQ is encoded by the exons ATGGCGTCGTTGGAATGTACcggag ACAGCGTGTGTTCTGCTGATCTGCGGATTGTCCTATTGGGCCGGACCGGTTCTGGTAAAAGCTCCACTGGAAACACCATCCTGGGAACGTCCGTGTTTCAGAGCGACATCTCACCGCTGTCCATCACTCGACAGTGTGTAGGAGCCTGTGGTGAGGTGGAGGGGCGGAGCCTAAAGGTGATCGACACCCCAGGCTTTTTCCACACATGTATGTCTTCAGAGGAGGTGTGTGCTGAGGTGGCACGTGGCATGATGGATCTTTCCGCTCCTGGACCTCATGCACTTCTGTTAGTCCTCAAACCGGGAAAATTATCAGCAGAAGAGCGCATGACTCTGGAGTGGATCAACACCGTTTTGGGTTCAGTGGCCCTCAAACACACTGTCCTTGTCCTCACACACGCTGACCAGATGCACAACAAACCAGCACAGAGCTTTCTACAGGAGAGCAAAGAACTCTGGGAATTCTTCCACTTATGTGAGGGCAGGATTCACACGCTCGATAACACCAAGCATGGAGATCGGACACAAGTGAGCGAGCTGGTGAAGAATATCGAAGCAATGGTAGAGAAGAATGAGGGGAattggtatgtgtgtgagagaaggaTTCTGCAAGAAAAGCagctgaagagagagagaggagaggatgaTAAAGACAGGAGGAAGAAAGCAGAGCGTGAGTTCTGGTGTGAGTTAGTGACTGCCATGGGGAAGGGGGCACTGGAGAGCTCTGGAGTTCTGGAGAAAGGGAAAGGGAAGAAAAGTAAAGTGGTGCAGAGGGCAGCGGCTTTGGCATCTACACCCCTCTCAGTCACATCAGCTGCTAAAATGGTGGGCGGGGCCATGAGGGAAGGGagcaaagtgctgtacaaacatCGTAAAACACTGCTGCAGTGA
- the LOC132842113 gene encoding meiosis inhibitor protein 1-like produces MATLDVVYEKIHHKHGPRWCAHVGTGHDAAASASLRVCVACVVELTDSCHVSVVRKSMALTGVGELLKTEGVMREILQQDDGVCVRFTTSLLKMLQTVEESSTLDKVMQVLVQLLLDLKSEHLVQHLINELQTQLCGVNRSVVCVTFLGKLLDAVPAVSHMLTSTNLCVLESLCVQMVSADEELKAAVCYVFRGVWESEDARHSMPQTLREKVCVLLLNTLKHASLHQLIVNCLGLLLLMLRSGETVCFLMTQEEDKKHPELQHCSLPLILKRILLSGDECLQVASVQCVSAVLSHSTQYCMSFIHGDIPEFLFERLSSSNDVLLWCVYSCVLLLCEDSLFFSQCHSLYGIESLVRSLKESLKLSNLEVPKQGLQLLTVILEKQPAGVRLFPIGPTFVNVAEVVIVGLASPCLQVATQAARAATALMKMHHQSTPVHYGELRKIMEALSCRFTELPSRTISQRRRCFAEPKSSSQSTKAGTFLMQGLVCFHEACRLLEECVCEASVTDSPLTAAEEKDENTLECVCVCLLKCCDTVYIPTVTRVCERTPSPRVLQLFLSILSVQFSLSPSHMPAFANKLASSGFIRLTVENKALLCSGNRHTSLNVACCGFLLKLCVCLLSQPNPQTHSQHLGVEEVEHVLRQCLPSLYYHVCDWPAVLGQATADQNTQYCLLHLLYLSLISGDRLLPDATVFSGVMEFINTVVEQCCTLPPSVLQSVLYLLSETQESSSDLDWPNLKSISKVLSSTPPSSSPLSVPHPSLLHFIFRYPELAEQFGTTVLTGWLKRGKDLVGKVLDPEQTELMGLLEKNPCVLIKMLGVVFEVEEVAECAVNVIKAFLMAQQNYSCVSQSLLKPLLLQLVQKLNCDSNTVVHCVSLMLEVMCMVQTNSTVHTDMDHTDLKLLYYISNLIGKVKCRDTEYLLPALNYLYCSLVLSPVHTADQAVSMLLCNTGLMELLQTLLDHCHSSSSSSPVTCCSFLLLSSLITLQHTHSAQVHKSVCLELESVLRTLIFWKRHTDSLLLVCTVRLLQAVLDMDLCSPVVCVSVCVEHHPLSYKGAISFTTALQSLLLQKQEILLSVSVNCLDSLICFLNRGRPAIVQHVVFQPWNRFLLYSLLNSGEHLTLHPGTLRFLTLLVYWSGDAVQWESEIECVCKTAEERGVKELKGNTIHTLTLLLLECSERSLSEDVKLRMENLLESLNHLQSSESSTGCLFRVGGLSICLADFTVNHAL; encoded by the exons ATGGCGACTTTAGACGTCGTGTATGAGAAGATTCACCACAAACACGGTCCCCGCTGGTGTGCGCACGTGGGAACCGGACATGACGCAGCAGCGAGCGCGAGCCTCAGGGTGTGTGTCGCGTGCGTTGTCGAGCTGACTGACAGCTGCCACGTGTCG gttgtgCGTAAGTCGATGGCACTGACGGGTGTAGGAGAGCTGCTAAAGACCGAAGGAGTGATGAGGGAAATCCTGCAGCAGgatgacggtgtgtgtgtgcgtttcacCACCTCATTACTCA AGATGCTACAGACTGTTGAAGAATCTTCTACACTGGACAAAGTCATGCAGG tgctGGTTCAGCTGTTGTTGGATCTGAAGTCAGAGCATTTAGTGCAACACTTGATAAATGAACTCCAAACACAg ctctgtggtGTAAAccggtctgtggtgtgtgtgacgtTTTTGGGTAAATTGCTGGATGCTGTTCCTGCAGTATCCCACATGCTGACCAGCACAAACT tgtgtgtgttggagagcTTGTGTGTGCAAATGGTGAGTGCAGACGAGGAGCTGAAGGCGGCAGTGTGTTACGTGTTCCGTGGTGTGTGGGAGTCAGAGGATGCACGTCACTCGATGCCTCAAACGCTCagggaaaaagtgtgtgtgttacttttaaacacactgaaacatgcCTCTTTGCACCAACTCATTGTCAACtgccttg ggctgCTGTTGCTGATGCTGCGTTCAGGAGAGACAGTGTGTTTTCTGATGACTCAGGAAGAAGACAAAAAGCATCCAGAGCTCCAACACTGTTCATTACCACTCATATTAAAGAGG ataTTGTTGAGTGGTGATGAGTGTCTGCAGGTggccagtgttcagtgtgtgagtgctgtGCTCAGTCACTCCACTCAGTACTGTATGTCCTTCATACACGGTGACATCCCAG agttCCTGTTTGAGCGTCTGAGCAGCAGTAACGACGTCCTCCTATGGTGTGtgtacagctgtgtattactgctgTGTGAAGACTCGCTGTTTTTCTCTCAGTGCCACTCTCTTTACG gtatCGAGTCTCTAGTGCGCAGTCTGAAGGAGTCACTGAAGCTGTCTAACCTGGAGGTCCCCAAACAGGGACTGCAGCTGCTTACAGTTATACTGGAGAA gcAGCCAGCAGGAGTGCGTCTGTTCCCAATCGGTCCCACGTTTGTGAACGTGGCTGAAGTGGTGATAGTGGGCTTGGCTTCACCTTGTCTCCAAGTAGCAACACAGGCAGCACGAGCAGCTACAGCACTGATGAa GATGCATCACCAGTCCACTCCAGTGCATTATGGGGAGTTAAGAAAGATTATGGAGGCTTTGTCATGCAGATTCACAGAGTTACCATCACGGACCATCTCACAGcgtaga AGATGTTTTGCAGAGCCCAAGTCCAGTTCTCAGTCCACCAAAGCAGGAACATTCTTAATGCAAGGACTTGTGTGCTTTCACGAGGCTTGTAG gctgttggaggagtgtgtgtgtgaagccagTGTGACGGACAGTCCATTGACCGCAGCAGAAGAAAAAGATGAGAACacgctggagtgtgtgtgtgtgtgtttgctgaaaTGCTGTGATACAGTGTACATTCCTACTGTTACT agagtgtgtgagcgcaCCCCCAGTCCTCGGGTTCTGCAGCTCTTCCTCTCCATTCTGTCTGTGCAGTTTTCTCTCTCGCCCTCGCACATGCCTGCTTTTGCTAACAAGCttg CGTCTTCAGGTTTCATTAGGCTGACTGTAGAAAACAAGGCTCTTCTGTGTTCAGGAAACAG acaCACGTCTCTAAATGTGGCTTGCTGTGGGTTTcttctgaagctctgtgtgtgccTACTGTCTCAGCCTAATCCACAGACCCACAGCCAACAcctag GTGTTGAGGAGGTAGAACATGTGTTGCGTCAGTGTTTGCCGTCTCTGTACTATCATGTGTGTGATTGGCCAGCAGTACTGGGACAGGCAACAGCTGATCAGAACACACAGTACTGCTTACTGCACCTGCTTTATCTGTCACTGATCAGTGgggacag gTTGCTTCCTGATGCTACAGTGTTCTCCGGTGTAATGGAGTTTATTAATACAGTAGTGGAACAATGCTGTACTCTTCCTCCATCAGTACTGCAGTCAGTTCTGTATCTGTTATCAGAAACACAAGAGAGCAGCTCTGATCTAGActgg CCTAATCTGAAGAGCATCAGTAAGGTCCTGTCATCCACACCTCCATCCTCTTCACCTCTGTCTGTTCCTCATCCTTCTCTTCTGCACTTCATCTTCCGTTACCCTGAGCTGGCTGAGCAGTTTGGGACAACAGTTCTGACCGGGTGGCTGAAAAGAGGGAAAGATCTGGTTGGAAAAGTGTTGGATCCAGAGCAGACAGAACTGATGGGGCTCCTGGAGAAAAACCCTTGTGTTCTAATAAAAATGCTG GGTGTAGTGTTTGAGGTGGAGGAGGTAGCTGAGTGTGCAGTCAATGTGATTAAGGCCTTTCTCATGGCTCAGCAGAATTACAGTTGTGTGTCTCAATCACTGCTCAAACCGTTACTCCTTCAGCTAGTGCAGAAACTCAACTGTGATAGCAACACTG tTGTCCATTGTGTATCTCTGATGTTGGAGGTAATGTGTATGGTGCAGACGAACTCTACAGTTCACACTGATATGGACCACACTGACTTGAAACTGCTGTATTACA tcagtAATCTTATTGGAAAAGTGAAGTGCAGAGACACAGAATATCTGCTACCGGCTTTAAACTACCTTTACTGCAGTCTGGTTCTGTCCCCTGTACACACAGCTGACCAAg ctgtatCCATGTTGCTCTGTAACACTGGTCTAATGGAGTTACTACAGACGCTGCTGGATCACTGTCattcctcctcatcttcatcaccaGTCACCTGCTGCTCTTTCCTCTTGCTCAGCTCCCTCATTActctacagcacacacactcagcacag gtccataagagtgtgtgtttagagttaGAGAGTGTTTTGAGGACTCTAATTTTCTGGAAGAGACATACTGACAGCCTGCTTCTGG tgtgtacagtgcgtCTGCTTCAGGCCGTGTTGGACATGGACCTGTGCTctcctgtagtgtgtgtgtcagtgtgtgtggagcaTCATCCACTCAGCTACAAAGGAGCCATAAGTTTCACCACAGCACTACAAAGTTTATTACTAcag AAGCAGGAGATCCTtctcagtgtgtctgtgaacTGTCTGGACTCACTCATATGTTTTCTGAACAGAGGGAGACCAGCTATAG ttcagcaTGTGGTGTTTCAGCCCTGGAATCGTTTCTTGCTCTACTCTCTGCTTAACTCAGGAGAACATCTCACTCTCCACCCAGGGACACTCCGCTTCCTGACTCTG ctggTTTACTGGTCTGGAGATGCCGTGCAGTGGGAGTCAgaaattgagtgtgtgtgtaaaactgctGAGGAGAGAGGAGTAAAAGAGTTGAAAGGCAACaccatacacactcttacacttcTACTGTtggag